In Pseudomonas alcaliphila JAB1, a single window of DNA contains:
- the rmf gene encoding ribosome modulation factor, with the protein MRRLKRDPLERAFLRGYQYGINGKSRELCPFTLPSVRQAWLNGWREGRGDNWDGLTGTAGIHRLNELHAVG; encoded by the coding sequence ATGAGAAGACTTAAGCGTGATCCGTTAGAAAGAGCTTTTTTGCGCGGCTATCAGTACGGCATCAATGGTAAATCCCGCGAACTTTGCCCCTTTACCCTACCTTCGGTTCGTCAGGCCTGGCTCAATGGCTGGCGTGAGGGCCGTGGCGATAACTGGGATGGGCTGACCGGCACGGCCGGTATTCATCGACTAAACGAACTTCACGCTGTCGGCTGA
- a CDS encoding DUF2835 domain-containing protein → MPSLVLDIALSAERLQAIYRGQANRIMAQSRDGRRVSLPAHHLRPYLTHAGIFGSFVLEFSSSGELLSLRPLD, encoded by the coding sequence ATGCCCAGCTTGGTGCTGGATATTGCGTTATCGGCCGAACGATTGCAGGCCATCTATCGTGGCCAGGCCAACCGGATTATGGCGCAAAGCCGGGATGGGCGCCGCGTCAGTTTGCCGGCCCACCATCTGCGGCCGTATCTGACTCACGCCGGTATCTTTGGTTCCTTCGTGCTGGAATTCAGTAGCTCCGGCGAGCTGTTGAGTTTACGCCCTTTGGACTGA
- a CDS encoding quinone-dependent dihydroorotate dehydrogenase → MYSLARELLFKLSPETSHELSIDLIGAGGRLGLNGLLTKAPTSLPVNVMGLQFANPVGLAAGLDKNGDAIDGFAQLGFGFVEIGTVTPRPQPGNPKPRLFRLPEAEAVINRMGFNNHGVDHLLERVKAAKFKGVLGINIGKNFDTPVERAVDDYLACLDKVYAHASYVTVNVSSPNTPGLRSLQFGDSLKELLEALRRRQEDLAQEHGKRVPLAIKIAPDMSDEETALVASALLGADMDAVIATNTTLSREGVEGLAHGDEAGGLSGAPVRDKSTHIVKVLSGELSGRLPIIAVGGITEGKHAAEKIAAGASLVQIYSGFIYKGPALIREAVDAIAALRK, encoded by the coding sequence ATGTACTCCCTGGCCCGCGAGCTGCTGTTCAAACTGTCCCCGGAAACCTCCCATGAGCTGTCCATCGATCTGATCGGTGCAGGTGGCCGGCTGGGGCTCAATGGCTTGCTGACCAAGGCGCCGACCAGTCTGCCAGTAAACGTGATGGGTTTGCAGTTCGCCAATCCGGTCGGTCTGGCGGCAGGGCTGGACAAGAACGGCGATGCCATCGATGGCTTCGCCCAGCTCGGCTTCGGTTTCGTCGAGATCGGCACCGTTACCCCGCGTCCGCAGCCGGGCAACCCCAAACCGCGCCTGTTTCGTCTGCCGGAGGCCGAGGCGGTGATCAACCGCATGGGTTTCAACAACCATGGTGTCGATCACCTGCTTGAGCGGGTCAAGGCAGCTAAGTTCAAGGGTGTGCTGGGTATCAATATCGGCAAGAACTTCGATACGCCAGTCGAGCGGGCGGTGGATGATTACCTGGCATGCCTGGACAAGGTCTATGCCCACGCCAGCTACGTCACGGTCAACGTCAGCTCACCCAATACGCCGGGGCTGCGCAGTCTGCAGTTCGGCGATTCGCTGAAGGAGTTGCTCGAGGCGCTGCGTCGTCGTCAGGAGGATCTGGCTCAGGAGCACGGTAAGCGCGTGCCACTGGCGATCAAGATCGCCCCGGACATGAGTGATGAAGAAACCGCGCTGGTGGCATCAGCGCTGCTGGGCGCCGATATGGATGCGGTGATCGCCACCAATACCACGCTCAGCCGTGAAGGTGTCGAAGGTCTGGCCCATGGGGATGAGGCCGGCGGCTTGTCGGGCGCGCCGGTACGCGACAAGAGTACGCATATCGTCAAGGTGCTGTCGGGTGAGCTGTCGGGTCGTCTGCCGATCATTGCGGTGGGCGGTATTACCGAGGGCAAGCATGCGGCCGAGAAGATCGCCGCGGGTGCGAGTCTGGTCCAGATCTATTCGGGGTTCATCTACAAGGGGCCGGCGCTGATTCGCGAGGCGGTGGATGCGATCGCCGCGCTGCGTAAATAA
- the rlmKL gene encoding bifunctional 23S rRNA (guanine(2069)-N(7))-methyltransferase RlmK/23S rRNA (guanine(2445)-N(2))-methyltransferase RlmL, with protein sequence MSDRYEIVLTCPKGLEGLLLEEAKALGLEEAREQTAAVRGHAEIEVAYRLCLWSRLANRVLLVLSRFAMNNADELYDGVQAVDWRDHLEPSGSLAVEFSGNGSGIDNTHFGALKVKDAIVDRLRTAGGERPSIDKLNPDLRVHLRLDRGEAVLSLDLSGHSLHQRGYRLQQGAAPLKENLAAAVLIRAGWPRIAAEGGALADPMCGVGTFLVEAALMAADIAPNLKRERWGFSNWLGHVPAIWKKLHAEAEQRAAVGLAKPPLWIRGYEADPRLIQPGRNNVERAGLSDWVKIYQGELGSFEPRPDQNQKGLVISNPPYGERLGDEASLLYLYQNLGERLRQACLGWEAAVFTGAPELGKRMGLRSHKQYAFWNGALPCKLLLIKVQTEQFVTGERRAREDDQQPVSEAPQQARLSEGGQMFANRLQKNLKQLGKWARREGVECYRLYDADMPEYAVAVDLYRDYVHVQEYAAPRSIDPDKAQARLLDALAAIPQALGVAQSRVVIKRRERQAGTKQYQRQAAQGEFMEVNEGGVKLLVNLTDYLDTGLFLDHRPLRLRLQREAAGKRFLNLFCYTATATVHAAKGGARSTTSVDLSKTYLDWARRNLALNGFSDKHRLEQGDVMSWLAEDRGEYELIFIDPPTFSNSKRMEGVFDVQRDHVELLDLAMARLARGGVLYFSNNFRKFQLDESLVARYQVEEISAQTLDPDFARNPKIHRAWRFTAR encoded by the coding sequence ATGTCTGATCGTTACGAAATCGTGCTGACCTGCCCCAAGGGACTCGAGGGTCTGTTGCTGGAAGAGGCTAAGGCGCTGGGGCTGGAGGAAGCGCGCGAGCAAACGGCCGCGGTCCGCGGCCATGCCGAAATCGAGGTGGCCTATCGACTGTGTCTGTGGTCGCGCCTGGCCAACCGCGTGCTGCTGGTGCTGTCGCGCTTTGCCATGAATAACGCCGACGAGCTTTATGACGGCGTGCAGGCAGTGGACTGGCGCGACCATCTGGAGCCGTCCGGCAGCCTGGCGGTGGAGTTCAGTGGCAATGGCTCAGGGATCGACAACACCCACTTCGGCGCACTCAAGGTCAAGGATGCGATCGTCGACCGGTTGCGTACGGCCGGCGGCGAGCGTCCCAGCATCGACAAGCTCAACCCGGACCTGCGCGTGCATCTGCGCCTGGATCGCGGTGAGGCGGTGCTGTCCCTGGACCTCTCCGGCCACAGCCTGCACCAGCGTGGTTACCGCCTGCAGCAGGGAGCGGCGCCGCTGAAAGAGAACCTGGCGGCGGCAGTGCTGATCCGTGCCGGTTGGCCGCGCATTGCCGCCGAGGGCGGCGCGCTGGCCGACCCGATGTGCGGTGTAGGTACCTTCCTGGTGGAGGCAGCGCTGATGGCTGCCGATATCGCCCCCAATCTCAAGCGTGAGCGTTGGGGCTTCTCCAATTGGCTGGGCCATGTGCCGGCAATCTGGAAGAAGCTGCATGCCGAGGCCGAGCAGCGCGCCGCGGTGGGGCTGGCCAAGCCGCCGCTGTGGATTCGTGGTTACGAAGCCGACCCGCGCCTGATCCAGCCTGGGCGCAATAACGTCGAGCGTGCCGGCCTGTCCGACTGGGTGAAGATCTATCAGGGCGAGCTGGGCAGTTTCGAGCCGCGCCCGGACCAGAATCAGAAGGGCCTGGTGATCAGCAACCCGCCATACGGCGAACGCCTGGGCGACGAAGCCAGCCTGTTGTACCTCTACCAGAACCTCGGTGAGCGTCTGCGTCAGGCCTGCCTGGGCTGGGAGGCAGCGGTATTCACCGGCGCGCCCGAATTGGGCAAGCGCATGGGCCTGCGCAGTCACAAGCAGTATGCGTTCTGGAACGGCGCACTGCCCTGCAAGTTGTTGTTGATCAAGGTGCAGACCGAGCAGTTCGTTACCGGTGAGCGGCGTGCGCGCGAGGACGATCAACAGCCGGTGAGCGAAGCACCACAGCAGGCGCGTTTGTCCGAAGGCGGGCAGATGTTCGCCAACCGCCTGCAGAAGAACCTCAAGCAGCTGGGCAAGTGGGCACGCCGCGAAGGCGTCGAGTGCTACCGGTTGTACGACGCCGACATGCCCGAGTATGCCGTGGCGGTCGATCTGTACCGCGACTACGTGCATGTCCAGGAATATGCCGCGCCGCGCTCAATCGACCCGGACAAGGCCCAGGCGCGCCTGCTCGATGCCTTGGCCGCGATCCCGCAGGCGCTGGGCGTGGCGCAGAGCCGCGTGGTGATCAAGCGTCGTGAGCGTCAGGCGGGTACCAAGCAGTATCAGCGTCAGGCCGCACAGGGCGAGTTCATGGAGGTGAATGAAGGCGGGGTCAAACTGCTGGTCAACCTCACCGACTATCTGGATACCGGGCTGTTCCTCGATCACCGTCCGTTGCGCCTGCGTCTGCAGCGCGAGGCCGCTGGCAAGCGCTTCCTCAACCTGTTCTGTTACACCGCGACGGCCACCGTGCATGCGGCCAAGGGTGGTGCGCGCAGCACCACCAGCGTGGATCTGTCGAAAACTTACCTGGATTGGGCGCGGCGTAATCTCGCGCTCAACGGTTTTTCCGACAAGCACCGTCTGGAGCAGGGCGATGTGATGAGCTGGCTGGCAGAGGATCGCGGTGAGTACGAGCTGATCTTCATCGATCCGCCGACCTTCTCCAATTCCAAGCGCATGGAAGGCGTGTTCGATGTGCAGCGTGACCACGTCGAACTGCTCGACTTGGCCATGGCGCGCCTGGCCCGTGGCGGTGTGCTGTATTTCTCCAACAACTTCCGCAAGTTCCAGTTGGATGAAAGCCTGGTGGCGCGCTATCAGGTCGAAGAGATCAGCGCGCAGACGCTGGACCCGGACTTCGCCCGCAACCCGAAGATCCACCGCGCCTGGCGTTTCACTGCACGCTGA